Within Brienomyrus brachyistius isolate T26 chromosome 20, BBRACH_0.4, whole genome shotgun sequence, the genomic segment CCAGCCGAAGCCAAACTGGGAATCCTGCATGGTAGCCAAAAAGTACACACTGTGACTAAGAGGCTCCTCTTTTTCACTCTTCTTGCCCATGTTTGTTGTAACATTCCAGAGAATCTTTTCACCAGAGACTCTCGAAGGGCCCTGATTAAGGGTCGACACTGTATACGTGTCTCTTCCATTTGAGGAGATGTGTATTTACTGTAGGTTCCAGGTTGGAATTGTACTAATACTAATTGTAACTGATTTCTCTCCTTCTGTCAGATCTGTTGCCTCAGAGAATGGTGCAAGAATTGCAGTCAGTTTCTTGAGCTGGTCCCACTCCTGAACACTAAATAAGAGTGTCGTTAGTCTCTGCTGCAGATTTCAGTGAGGGCTTTATGGTCCAGAGATGTCAGGGCCTGTATGTTTTTGAAGGTGCTGTTCCAGCGAGTGTTATTTGTGGCTGGAATAGTCTTATCAGTGCCAAACATAGCCTCTAACCTTTCTTTAAATTGTGAGCTGCTATGTAACAGTGTTGTGAACCGAACTGTTTTAGAAATAGCAAGGGAGATGTTCCTAACCTCCTTTATGTCATTGTTCACAACTAATTGCAAAGAACGAGCAAAACGGGAAAGGTGTTCACCCATTGACCAGGGTAATTCTGTGTCTTCCTGTAAATTCATGTGTCCCCACAGGTCTCCGTCATCCAGATTCTCTTTCTCACTCGCACTTTCATCAGAATGCTGCTGTGGCACCTGGACCTTGAAAGCACATTTAATATTGGCAGCATTGTCCGTAATGATATAACCTAAATCTTCTGACAAATACCATATTCTTCCAATATTTCCTCAAAGGCACAAGCAATTTGATCTCCAGTGTGTCTTTAAGTAAAacgcctgcagtccagcaggtaGGACTCAAGTGCGAAAGAACCCTTTGATTTGCAGCACACATGAGCAGTTACAGCAAGAAAGGAGCGCAGCCTGCGATCAGACCGGAGATCAGCTGTCAATGACACAGCTGTCACTTGTCTGAAACACAGAAATCATCCACTGCCACAGTTACTCCATGTTGAGAACTTTTGCATCCAACCATCACACAAGATGCATGCCAGCCTTGTCCCCCCTGCTGCCTGAGATTCAGACTCCTCCACAACTCAGGTGGTTGGAAGGTGGACAGTTCCTGCCCCATCGCCATAGCAGCACATATAATCTAGGAAGCTTCTTTCCAGGAATAACTGGAATTAGAATTAAATAGAGAGAAAATTATGTAGTTTTCACATATCTCACCCTGTTCTCTGTGAGACACACGAACATAGGTACAGGTGTAAGCAAAAGTAGGGGCTGTAAGTGGGTAACAATGAAGCACACAATGTATTTAACAAAAACCAAGCACAGAATGAACGTACTACATAAACAGCTAGTGTCAGTGGCAAAGGGTTAAAAGCCCGCCACTATGGCCGAGGATGTAAAGTGCATTTGCCCCACCTCTGACACACTCCCCTCTACCTGTGTGCAGACTTATCTGGCTCTCCTTATAAGCCAACACAGCTACTGCCCACACTGTACACACAGCTCACTGTGCTCTGTTGACCCTTGCAGCAGCTGACGCATCGGATAGCGCAATGTCGAACATCGCAGCTTACCTGGCTCAGAAGAAGGCCCGGGCCGAGGGTGAGGGCAGCAATGACAGGGCCATTCCCCTCAACAAGCAGGACTTCCAGGCTTTGCAGCAGCAGTGCCTGCAGAGCCGGAGCCTGTTCTGCGATGACAGCTTCCGCGCCGAGCCAGCCTCGCTTGGCTACAATGAGCTGGGCCGCTACTCGCCCAAGACCAGGGGAGTGGAGTGGAAGAGACCCACGGTAAGATGGAGGACACAATTCTGGTGACAATGAGAAGACCTGGCATTAATATGCAAATTCAAGGTTAATGaaatttcattaaaattaaataattaaaatcaaaagaaattattttttaagtggAAAAACGTGAAAAAGATTAAGTACattttaaagttaaactctTTCAACTGGCCTGACCTTAACTATCCAGATTCACTTCTAAGTAACAACATTTATCAAGCACAAAGTATAAACTGTCATTCCATAATGTGGTATGCTTGCATGATGTTTTGAAATGCTGCAATCACTGACTTTATGCTTTAAGTGCTGTCATGGACCACACTGAATAGAGGAACAGAAATATCTAGAATGACATTTGGCAAGTAAATTACATGATATATCATTTCCTTCAGTAAACTGCATTTGCGTAAACAGTTCAGTCGGTTTACTCTGTATAACAAACACTGCAATCAGATTAACAGCCTGTCTGCGTGTCATTTCTGCAGGAGCTTTGTGCAAAACCTCAGTTCATTGTCGACGGAGCAAATCGGACCGATATCTGTCAGGGAGCTCTGGGTGAGTGTGTCTGACAGCTGAAGGAAAGAATGATGAGCAGGTGATAAAGAGACGATATGCAAAGATCAGCGGTTCCTGTGTGAAATCTATCACAGCCCATATTAGACGCTGTGCAACACACAGGGCATGCAAACATACAAAACAAAGATATGCCACTAACGCAACGAAAACTGTAAACAGTCTGTAAAATATGTGGTAATACTTTACTTGTGGGGGCTCAAGTAACTTGTTTACTCAGTTACTATTCAAGTactaatcatgaacaaatatagcaaCTGAAAGAAATACATGAATcgtcatgattgattaatggtGAATGAACATGGTATCAGTACTAACTACcacttagtttctggttaattaatacattaagtaagagtgtactgctACATTATACACAAAGAGTTACCAGATATTTATCAATTAATGATAAACTTCAAGCTGTTTGTCCTTATAGCAGTTTAATAGAGCTTCTGAAAAGCAATTTGGTTACATTTGCCTTCTATTTAGTTTCTGATAAGATCCCACTGACGTGTCTCTTAATCTTGCATAATATTCAGTACTTAAACAGCATGTGCACATTATAGACATACATGCTGATGAGGCCACCCGATACAGCACACATCTATGGTTGTACTGCATTGTGTGTAAATAaggtttctttttctttcttgcaTAATTCCATAatgagcaagaaaaaaaaaacataatgttctttcatttattattgttaatcATAAACAATATATCAGGGTTCACTGCCAGCCTTACACTTTACATCACAGCTGCTTTCTATCTAGAGAGAATTACTACCCAGTTCAGTCATTCATTTCTAACTGTTTTTACAGTTAATGGTTAATTTGAGAATAAACcaattttatatttttggtATAAATAATGCATCTATAATGCATCATAAATACTTTCACAATGCATTACAATggtcggtataagaattaataaagcattacagcaccTTCTGACTGTCATAAGGCATtgtagtgttgattataatacttcataagctccaatgaagctctcatttataattcacaatagataccttcatagttCATTATAATGGCTAGTATAGGATTTAAGGAAGCTTTGTGctgtattatgaaggtatgcATAGATGAGtgcttcataaaacattcataataaataataaacatggctataatgtgtcatgtttataatgctttatgaatgcattataatgtgttatgaatgcattcacagattctTATAAACATGGTATTCATAGAAAGCATAACCATGTTTAATTCTAATTTTACCTGTTCTCGATCATTGTAGAACTCATATTAAGTGACTCTGAGCCTTTTATACTACATTTGACTACACTCCTGTGCACATGAAATTCATTACAGTTTGCTCATTAATCTGAAAATAAAGATGCTAGTATGTCTCTCATGCTTTCAAGGGTGTTTCTGATATTGATTGGGTGTGGTAATTGCTTTCACCATGGGTGATTTAAGACTTCTCAGTCTAATATTTGCTGTCGACGTTATCTTTTCTTCGCATAAATAAAGCCTTCCCTCTGGAACAACAATGAGTCACCTTACAGTGAGAGCCATGAGTTTGGCCCTGGGTTCTCAATATCTTGTTCTTTTTGAAATACATTACTAAGTTTTATAATGGTTAATGAAAGGTctcattactattattattttctgcTTGTCTCAGtcttgaaaaaaaatcaatgatcAGGTGTATGAAACACTTTTTTTGTAAGTTTACAGTGTACAGGATTGTTAGGCAAGTGGCACTCCTGTAgattattttgaggaaaacttAAGCAGTTATAATAGTGAATTCAAAAGGCATTTTTGATCTAAATATttagagaaaataaaaaaaacactttgtcCCTTTGTAGAATTATTAATCACAACAATTAGATTTTTCTCCCTTCACTCTGAACAGTATTTTACAGAGTAATAACAAACTATAAGTTGTCCTATACTGCCCTATTTTTAAGTTGAATGTCCTGCGTAGCCACCTTTCTTCTTAATATCCCTCAGCAGCCTCTTTCCTATTGTAGTAGTTTTTAATGTCATCATGTCCGATATTAGCTCAGGCAGCGGGGACAGCCTCCAAAAAGTGCGCTGCTTACAATCTTGGTAAATCTCACGCTACATTAAGGCCAAATGCACTTTAAGTCTCTGTAAGGTCCCCTTTTTGGAGTACTAACAATCTCCTTAATGATTCAACATGTGTACAAAATACAGTTTCTGTACGCAGTTTCCTGTTTTACTccaaacagaaagaaaaaaatacaaatgatgGACTGAATAAACATTGGTCTGAACAGAAGACATGAGTACAACATACACATTTAGCTAATAATTCTGCATGATGTGTAGAGACTAATCTCCTATTATGGATTTTACTAGAGAttaattttttaattctttagccctccccccaaaaaagtataataattaaattgtgttttctcattcattttcattaaacccccccccccccccccccccgccataaaGGCTTAGTCATAATTCAATTAATTtatatatagtgcctttcacaacagaactccAACATACTTTACATGGGCGTTGTGATACATTACATCATCATTGAGAGAGAATAATACAAAAACatggagaaagaaagaaagaaagaaagaaagaaagaaagaaagaaagaaagaaagaaagaaagaaagaaagaaagaaagaaagaaaaatccaGATGACATCAGGGGAGAGgaatgaaaaacagaaaaactcccaagttggtagaaaaaaaaacctctagGGAGTCCagggtcaactggctgccccccaccccagatcTTGTGATGCTTCCATCTTATTTTTTTATCACATAGACCAGTTCAATATCATCAGTCTAAATTCTGTAACTCATTCAGTTaaatttaataatataaaaatcacTTATGAGCCTCCATACTTGTCCAGACACCTGAAGGGACAAAAAGCCCATTATTTTGTTGGCTACCTGTCACAGTAAATTCTCACTACACTACTTCAGAAGGCCTTTACTTTAGTCGTCTCCTTTACCTTTCTTTACTGTCTTCTTTACTGGAATATATATTACGGCATTCTAGCAGAAATCACACAGGACCATTATCCTCGGTCTCTGATCATTATCTACGGTCTCTGTAGAAATTATCTTGATCATTATCTAAGGTCTCTGTAGAAATTATCTAGATCATTATCTAAGGTCTCTGTAGAAATAAAAATACGGAATGCTTGGCTTCAGGACACACATCTCATAATTCTGATAAAACCCTTTCCAAGAGCTAAGCACAAAAGCAAAGAGTTTGTTTCGTTGTGCTTTCAGAAATTAAAAGTTAAGAAATTAATAACAGAAATATCCTAACGCATGCCAGCTTTGTATTCATTTGTAAAAATGAATTAGAATTGTATGCAATGAGTGTGGCTGAAGGTTTTCTCTCAATAACTAAATACATAAGggcaatttaaaatatatacatttaagGCAACAGCATACTGTGAGCAGTGTATTTGCCGGGAACTCCCTGCTTTTCTGCAATGATGTAGAAGTGTTTTACCTTCAGCTGACAGTGATCTTTTTCCTTTTGTGTTTTTCATCCTGGTTTGAACAATGTTTTCCTTTCTTTCAAGTTTAGGGCGCTTGCTTGTTTAAACACATTTCAGCATTTAAATTATGAAGCCCAAACATCTCCCTCTTGGACACGTCTTTCTGGTCGCTGCAGAGTAAATACATTGTTGAAGTTACTTAGTAACTCGGATTTGGTGGCGTTCCTCCTTATTTGGAGCTGGTGTGCTTTCTAAAGACGTGTCTCTCAGGAATAGGATGTTTCTCCTGGGTGTCATGTTCGGTTGCGTGAGAAACGTTATTAACTTTCTGCTACATCTCTCTGACAATAAGCAAACGATGGATTCACACACAATGGCGCCCTAGACGTCGCTAATCTcccaaattaattaattatatctttaaaatatatttcatatacTGAATATACTGCAGTGGTTCTTAAACTTTTCTGAGCTGGGGCGTTGTGTAAAAACACTAAGCTCTCTGCATACTACCATTATGACCTATGTTTAAATAGACATACCTCCGTTTGCCACTAGAGGAACCACAATAATTTCAGAACCACTGCTATAGGTAAGATGAACTTCATTGATCCCAGTGGGTTTTAACAACCTCATATAGAACTCATATAGAAAATGTGCATCCATTTTTTAACTGCGTTTACAAGAAGAGAGCAGAAACATGTGAAAGGTGCAGTATGGCTCATCATTGTTTAGTCCTAATTGACTCACACTTTATCTACACAACCAGTTGTTCTTTCAAAGAGCCTCTTTGTGTGTTTATTCTCTTATCTGTAACTCATTCTGCAGGGGACTGCTGGCTGTTGGCAGCCATCGCGTCCTTGACCTTGGACCAAGACATCCTGGCACGGGTGGTTCCACAAGGACAGAGCTTCCAGGAGAACTATGCTGGCATTTTCCATTTCCAGGTGAGCAGGCATAGCAAGCACTGGCAGACTGGGCACACACtcggcagtgtgtgactcagtgggtcaGGCCttcgtgcctgtgatcagaaggttgccaattCAAATCCCAGTTACGTGGGTGAGGCCCAAACCTTCCCCTCAGACCCTGAACTCGGACCCAAAGCTTTGCTCCtaactgtatgtgtgagtgtttaTGTCTCAAAGGAGATAAAGATGGGATATGCAAAAAGTATTATTTTAAAGTAACTGTACTTGTGTAAGTGGCATATAAAGCATAttgtcataaaaaaatatatatagctgATAGTTGTCCTGGTAACAGTTCTTTGGCTGCCTTTTGCAGTTTTGGCAATATGGCGAGTGGGTGGACGTGGTGATCGATGACCGGCTGCCCACCAGAGAGGGGAAGTTACTGTTCGTCCACTCTGCTGAGGGATCTGAGTTCTGGAGCGCCCTGCTGGAGAAGGCCTACGCCAAGTGAGTGACATGCTGTGTTTACCTGTCAGGAACTGCAGTCCCCTCCAACTCCGGAAAGAAACCATCATGATTTTAAAAGACAGTAGCAGTCCTGAGAAACCCCTGTCACAGCACTCTTACAAACACCTCTTAAATTTACCACAATAATTATTTCCAATAAGTAAGACATAGTCACCAGTCTTTTTTAAAAAGATAATCTTCTTCCATCTTCCAACAACACATCTAGTGTGGGATTGCGGGGGACCTGGAGCCTCTCAGGCAGTGTAGGGcatcaggatggggggggggtctcaccctggatgggatgccagtcccttaCAGTGTGCAGGGCAGGTATTTGTAAGTTtttaagagttttttttttaattccacataaaaagtttaattttCACCTTATTTGTACAGGCTGCAACTTCACAGTAAAGGCTGACAAAGTTCTGACATGATTTATCTTAGTTTCATTTTTTCACATCACAAAAACCTGCCATTTTAACAGGAGTGTGTAGACTTTTTACATCCACTGTAGACACAAAGACAATCATATGGTCATATGTCAGGTGGACACATGCTGTGTTTCTGGACTGTGCGAGGAACCAGAAGTACTCAGCAAACCTATATGGCACAGGGAAAACATTACAACTAACCCACAGTGACAATGGGCATCAAAGCCTCCTGCTGCCTCCCCGGTGCCTCCTGCTGCCTCCTGCTGCTgtcacttagccatctctcctatttgactctccctgccggaccccggaggttgggctccccctttgagtctggtccctcccaaggtttcttccttctagggagtttttccttgccactgtcgcctatggcttactcactgggggctttgggtggggatgctgtaaagcgctttgagacaatgagacaatgtaatgttgtgataacgcgctatacaaaagtaaatttgtttgttgttgtttgctGTCCAAATGCATTCTCTGCTAAGAAAAATATATCTTTGAGAAGTAAAAGCAGCATGAAGCAGGCAGCCATGCATTTCCTTCCCTAATTAACCTCCAGCTCCAATGGTTCATATCCTGATGCCCTCATTCTGCTACAGACTGAATGGCTGTTATGAGGCTTTGAGTGGAGGGTctaccactgagggctttgagGATTTCACTGGTGGCATCTCAGAGATGTACGAGCTTGATAAAGCTCCACCTTACCTCTTCAAGGTCATCCAGAAGGCTCTGAGACTAGGCTCACTACTGGGATGTTCTATCGATGTAAGTCAGCAAACTGATGCTATAATACAGCGATTATGAAAATCATATAAAAGCTGTTTTTATGCTTATGATTTGAAGGAAGACCTTTTCCACAATATTAACTTCAGATGGTCCAATCTGTCACCTGCTCTTCATACATAGTTATTCAGTTTTAGTCTTGGGGTCCTTTCATAGGTTGGTTATTGTTTCAGGTATCCTGTTAATTAAGCTTTATTAGgctgttataaagtaataatttGGGTGTTATATGTAATGTCAGTTATAAGCTAAGCAACCTTTAAAAGtgtattttgtacatttatatgcATTAAAGGCACAATATACTAGATCCTTGACCCTTGTAGCATTTATACCAACACAGCAAAAGTGAAATGATTCTGGAACATGAGGATTGAAGTGTAACCAGTCCACAACTCAGCTGCCCTTAACTAAATGTTTAACCAAAACCAAAAACCAGCATAATCAGGCCTTTCTCAGGAAGGCAATAAGATAGCTACTTATTAAAATGCTAAGTCTTATTGAAGTTTTATTCTGCAATTGCAACACTCTTAGCCGCTGCTCTGATGCTGATTTCCTGTAGTATGGGCATGGAACAGGGACTGTACTTTGAAAGAAGCGCATGTATCTTGATGAATATGTATGGTGTGTCATGCAGATCACCAGCAGCAGCGAAACCGAGGCCATCACCCGTCAGCAGCTGGTGAAAGGTCACGCTTATTCAGTCACCGCAGCAGAGGAGGTCAGACAAGCCGCCAGCATTGGCAGGACGTGGCCCAAAGTGCTCCTCCTGGTCACACGAACACTAAAGCTCAGATCAGGGAAGAGAGTGACACTGTCCTGCTAACGACTCAGCATTGTCACTATGATTACTCGTGACTGTGACTCTCCACAGCCATCAGTGATTTGAAAAAGTGAAGTGAGAGTGATCTGAATTAGCAGAAGTTGTTTTCTGTGTACTCATGAGCACGGAGTCACAGACTGGGAAGTGTTTTTTTGTAACTAATCAAAATGCTCTAAAGCGCCCTCTAGTGCAGTGCTTCTCAATCCAGTCCCCTGGGACTCCCAGACATTCCATGTTTTTGACTTGATTCACAGTGGACACACACCTTTATGTGTATGTTTCTGTCCATCCATGTCTCTATATCGCTGCCagagtctacatttttgcttcctccggaggaagcaaaaatgtgggccatCTGGGGGTCCCAGAGGAATGCATTCAGAAACACTGCTCTGATGTAAACACCAGCTTTTCCTGTGTCTCAGGTCAGCTATTACGGCAGGCCCATGCAGCTGGTGCGGATCAGAAACCCCTGGGGGCAAGTGGAGTGGACAGGACCTTGGAGTGATAAGTGAGTGTTGAGTAAGAAACACTGGAGACGCGAGTCTGCACACTGCGGCCAGGAACAGCACAAACACGCGTCGTTTTCCATCTGCAGTTCAAGGGAATGGGACGGTGTCCGTCGTGAGGAGAAGGAAATGCTGGACATTCAAGCTGAGGATGGAGAGTTCTGGTGAGCAGCTCGCCATCTGTGTTCAGGTTTATGGTTTGGAGGCGTCTTAATTAATGTCTTATTCATGTGTACGGCCTAGTGGGACCTTTCGTCTATACCAGGGTTTCCCTAaatttttcatttgatggtggcAGTTTCATAATTTGAAAAACAATCGTGGCCCACAATACTAAGTTTCATTACATGTTTATAGCTACATGTACATAAACACCAGCGAGCAAACATATCAATTTTATAATACTGTTTTGTTTTCTCATAAACATGCTCACTCAGCTAATGAGAGGGCTGCTGTTGTGACCCAAACGGCAAATACTCACTGTTGTACAGCAACCCCTTCACATTCACCAAACAAACTATTGCAGTTTCGGTTATCCTCGAGTTGGCCATGAAcaaaaaatactgaaaatgattCGGATCACATAAAATAATGTGTTTAGTGACACATATTGTATGTGCACActgtaactttaatattaatagtCTTGGCTTGATTATGAACGATCTTTGTCCCGGCAATCAGCCTCACTTATGTATTAGCTGCCATTGTTACCATGGCATCTTGCATTTCTTGCGGTGACTTTTCAGCGGTATTCATTTTACATTTCCGATAATTCAAAATGTAGTGCTCCCAGTGCGTGCAGTAGTAACATTGTACATACATGGACATTCAGACGgtttgtgtattactgtatataaaaagGTCTAGATAGGAAATAACAAAACAGCTTGATGGACAAAGTGGTCCAGTAACGGTGTAAAGGTACAGTACCTTTAGAAATTGgtaatatttttttgttattgttcaGGCCCACAGACTGTTATAGGTGGAGGTTCAAAGTATCATTCACTAATTTTCACacccgggggagagggtggggggttggggtctTCAGCTCCTAACACTCATGAATGTGATGTTGTTTATCCTCCTAACCTTTCACGTTCATTTTAATGTCTAATTATGCTCTTCATTAGTTTCATCGATTCATTTTTGCTGGTTTTAGCTTGCGATCAAGCATTTCATTAGTTGACTCAGAAGGTTTGCAGCAGCATTTGTCGGCCCATCTTCAGCACCCTAAGGGTATGCATAGCCCACAGGTTGGGAAACGCTGGTCTACAGAAACCAATTTATAATGGATTTACTTTTATGCAATTAGTAATTTAGTGAAAATTTTGTGAGCCAATTGTGTGCTTTTTAACTGCTGTTCAGTCCCGGAAGGAATGGAGAACACAATGTGACTCAGGGATGTGAGGGAAGAATGGGGACTATGTGGGGAAGGGGGCACAGTTTAATAAAATCAGCAGGGAGAACCAAAAGCCGAAGACAGCTGCTTTAGCATCAGTATAGGAAAGACAGGAAATACAACAACTGTCAGCTGGGTCTGGATGCGTGTACTGGTCAGGAGAGAAAAAGACGTATGTACATCAAAGGacagtacagtatatacaaTCCCAATGGCCAACTGACTTACCCCTTGGCTGCTGACGACTTCTTTATCCAATCAGGATGGCCTACTCAGACTTCATAAGGCAGTTCTCCAAGTTGGAGATCTGTAACCTGACACCCGACACACTGACCAGCGACACGGTGGCTCGCTGGAACCATTACCAATTTGACGGCACTTGGGTCATGGGTGCCACTGCTGGAGGTTGCAGGAATAACGCAGGTACATGGCAGACGCAATGCTGAAGACACAGTGTGCTCAGAGAATCTGCGGACACTTGCTTAATTCTATAAAAATGGGACATTAAAACAAATGTCTGCTGTtctgttattgcaaaggtgttatAAATCTCATCTTTCATAAAATCAATAATTTGGCAATATTTGACTTGACTTCCGCGTCACTGCTCGTGCGGTCGACCGGTTAGCTTGTAGAGcggctgtttcttttattttgtatatttgtgtatttatttttaaggaTACTGTCTGTCAACGTGTTTCTTTATTAGGAGTGACACTCAGAGTCTTTTGACAACCGCTCTCTTTCacgtgttatttatttatttatttgtttatttttaacgtACGGGCTGCCGGCTCCGCCATT encodes:
- the LOC125715612 gene encoding calpain-2 catalytic subunit-like translates to MSNIAAYLAQKKARAEGEGSNDRAIPLNKQDFQALQQQCLQSRSLFCDDSFRAEPASLGYNELGRYSPKTRGVEWKRPTELCAKPQFIVDGANRTDICQGALGDCWLLAAIASLTLDQDILARVVPQGQSFQENYAGIFHFQFWQYGEWVDVVIDDRLPTREGKLLFVHSAEGSEFWSALLEKAYAKLNGCYEALSGGSTTEGFEDFTGGISEMYELDKAPPYLFKVIQKALRLGSLLGCSIDITSSSETEAITRQQLVKGHAYSVTAAEEVSYYGRPMQLVRIRNPWGQVEWTGPWSDNSREWDGVRREEKEMLDIQAEDGEFWMAYSDFIRQFSKLEICNLTPDTLTSDTVARWNHYQFDGTWVMGATAGGCRNNAATFCSNPQFTIKLEEVDDDPHDGVDGCTFLMGLMQKDGRREKRFGRDLNTIGFAIYKVPDEYLGRTNIHLGPDVLLRQRAVAMSSTFINMREVSSRFKLPPGHYIVVPSTFEPHKKGAFVLRFFSEKQAATSPMEDDVQSEVQEHDISEHDVDPHFKHLFLQISGPDAEVSPFELVQILNSIVSKRSDIKTDGFSLDTCRNIVSLFDKSGNSKLGLLEFHALWMKMQKYLEIFKTYDTDNSGTMSSHEMRDALAAAGFQVNSTILQVIVSRYADTEYGIDFDSFVACLIRLEMLFNMFKTLDKMNSGKIELDISQWLCLALH